aaaaaatttttaaattaataaaaaaaaaaaaaaaaaaaaaaaaaattaaatatttatatatatatatatatatatatatatatatatataNNNNNNNNNNNNNNNNNNNNNNNNNNNNNNNNNNNNNNNNNNNNNNNNNNNNNNNNNNNNNNNNNNNNNNNNNNNNNNNNNNNNNNNNNNNNNNNNNNNNNNNNNNNNNNNNNNNNNNNNNNNNNNNNNNNNNNNNNNNNNNNNNNNNNNNNNNNNNNNNNNNNNNNNNNNNNNNNNNNNNNNNNNNNNNNNNNNNNNNNNaaaaaaaaaagtgaaaacaaaagaataaaatgacaaattattttttaattaattaaaagaaaaaaaaaaaaaaaaaaatttaattattataaggtattaaatataaaatatgtatttatacatatatatattatatatatatatatatatatataaaatttttttttttatatgtgtatatgCTCAAATATATTGTGGACGTGAAAAATGTAGGATATGACTATGACATTAACTGAATTTCcaattaatttatatttttgtctATCTGTTAAAAAATTTGGAAAAACAAATTCATGACATAAACAATTCTTTTGATGATAATTTTGATAAGTATGATTATTTAgatttattacattttgATATGTTAATAAGCATgcatttttattttgtacaTCACAATAATGTACATTACTAAAATAAGCACATGTATGATTTATATGATCAATATTCCAAAAAACATTTCCATATGTgttttttcctttttcattttgatttatgtttttattatttgttttcattttaaaTCCCATTAATCTAGAAATCTCTGTGGGAGTAAAATATCTTAcattttgttcatattttttcatgcaatttttttttctctgTGTTTCATATGTGTCATTATCAGAGTGAGATATTGAATTGCATGTGTAATTAGATGTATGTACATATTCGTTATTCTCTTTTGTTAACACatttgtttgtttgttttttgttttttgtTCATCGCAATTAGAATTCTCCTTTCGattgtaatataatatagaacCTGATCCTTTTATATACCTTCCATAATTAGAAGTAAAGCACATGGCGTAATTTCCTTTTGCGTTCATATGCTCGGTTGGTTCATGAGGAGAAATATTGTTTAcgttttctttttttttctgatgatgatgattataataattggCTACATGACAACAAGTggttgtttttttattaatgtttattatatcaaaACAATAGGAAgcttttttttgtaatacTTGATTTTGAACTTGATAATTATCCAAGtacttattatatatgttaatatgattccatatattatttgttgttatattaaaattattattgaCATCTAGATATGTTATTAAATTTGGTGTATAGAATATAACATTTTCACAAgagatattattataattatcaccttggttatttttttgttcatgtatattatttttatgtaaataattcTTGGGTATTAAAGAATTTGTGTATAAATTTAGTTTTTTAtcctttatataatttattccTGATAAATTATTTGCATGTTTAaaatcataatttttttttttacatatacaATAAAATCGAAGTCGTTCATTGGGTATACCGAATTGTAAAGGGGAAAGTAAATATGTTtgaaaagaataattatttttaatacaatataaaaaatatataaaagaagaagagagttcaaaattttttacattttcaataaatatatactctggtaaatttttaaaatctACTTTGGTTAGTAAAGTgcatatatgtataaaactttttgttctttcatctttatcattgtatatataattatttagttcggatatatttatattatctacATTAAATTGATTGTTCTGATCACCATGATGATTACTATAAAAACTATTGTTATCATTActaatgttattatttacattttccTTGTATTCGTTTCTCTTGCAGAAAAGGAGATCcaaatttatttctttaaatttttGATTTTGTCTTGTATATGGCTGACAAGGATtagaaattaataaaatgttGAAATGATGATTGTTTAAAAATTCTGgcataatattatttatgtctgtttgtataatataatttttgtttatattaaaaatattattcttttcataatcatcatcatcattataatttttttttttatttttttttttttgtgtttttTCATGTTCATTATGTGTCGACCCATTGCTTTGTTTATCCATACTATCACATTTccatttaaaaaatttatggACATCTCTCGTTTCTGTTAACAAAATGGTCGAATCtttaaaattatgaaaataagTTTGGTTAGCTACAGGGTTTAAATCTACTgaaataaaacaaaataaatcatttaaACATGTTAAAGTACAATCATGATATTTATGGATCTCGATacttttataatttctCATATGATTATGTATACCATCCTTATATGTAtcacattttttttcttttagCCTATTTGCATGaacaaaatttataaaagcTTGAAGTAAACTATAGTGTAATCCTCCTATTCCGCCATACAATTCCAgtacttttattttgtgCATATTTTAAAGTGAGcatttgttattatattcttattatatatatatatatatatatatatatttttttttttttggtacAATATTTTAGAGAAGCgtcatttttaataaaattagGATGGAGAATAGaaaagtaaatataaatatatttacatatgtatgaatattttatgttttcCGGCgtttaaacatatatatatatatatatatatatatataatatatgtggcatatatatattattaattaatatttatgaaacGAGAACAAACAGAAAATTATCATATCAAgataattatattgtattttatcatttgaatatattaaaaattatataataattaaataatcaCTCTTTCTTAATTATATGGaatcttatatattataatacccacataaaataaaaatattatataatatatatatatatatatatatatatatataatatgtacaatatgaatatgctactatatacataaaatttgcatattattacatacgtacaatttttgtttctctctttttttattttttcttttttttcttttttttttcttttttttttcttttttttttttttctttttttttttcccatATGCCTTCGAACACATATactaaaatatataattctaaGTATTGtgttaaaaaaacaaaataataaaataaaatatttttgtatatttattttttttttatttttttatggaataagtaaagatatatatgcaagcttaatatattgatatatatatatatatatatttatttatttatttatttattgaggaattacatatttttacatatttatatatatatatatataataatatatatttttaatatatttttatcttttattttacatataatatatacgTCACCATGTTTTCAACAAGGTAAAAGAATGGcataaataaatcaatatatatatatatatggcataatatatatatatattttttttatgatattacatttttccttttcatttaaatatatattttattatgtgtAAATATGCATATTAGCTTAATACctgattatatatatgtacatattatatatatatttttttatatgtatatgtttatttatttagGAGTGAATATGATAGGGGAGTAAATACCTTTTCTCCTGAAGGACGACTTTTTCAAGTTGAATATGCCTTAGGGGCgataaaagtaaaaataaaaaaaataaatacatgcatatatatatatatatatatatatatatatatatttatatttatatatatatatttatatttatatatatatatttatttatgtgcTTGTTCTTTTATAGCTTGGTAGTACGGCGGTAGGTATTTGTGTGAACGATGGAGTGATATTAGCATCGGAGAGAAGAATTTCTTCAACTCTTATTGAGAAAGATTCGGTTgagaaattattatcaattGATGATCATATTGGTTGTGCTATGAGTGGTTTGATGGCTGATGCAAGAACATTAATTGATTATGCAAGAGTTGAGTGTAAtcattataaatttatttataatgagaatataaatataaagtCATGTGTAGAACTAATATCTGAATTAGCTTTAGATTTCTCTAATTTGTCTGATagtaaaagaaaaaagatTATGAGCAGACCATTCGGAGTTGCCTTATTAATTGGTGGTGTCGATAAGAACGGTCCTTGCTTATGGTATACTGAACCTTCAGGAACGAATACAAGATTTTCAGCAGCTTCTATAGGTTCAGCACAAGAAGGAGcagaattattattacaagaaaattataaaaaagatatgaCATTTGAAGAAGCTGAAATTTTAGCTCTTACGGTTCTAAGACAAGTTATGGAAGATAAACTTTCAACATCAAATGTTGAAATATGTGCTATAAAAAAATCAGATCAaactttttataaatataatacgGATGATATATCTAGAATTATTGACGTATTACCATCGCCCGTTTATCCCACCATAGACTTGGCAGCTTAGATATAAGATAATTACACATTGTTCCCTcaagaatataaataaaatatatatatataaatatatataaatatatataaatatatatatagatatatgtatagatatatatatgaggaaacgttttcatttttttcaaacATCTATTATGATAGACGgcattttataaaaataaaaataagttATATGAAATTGTGAGCatgaatataaattcttcaaatgttttatatatatatatatatatatatatatatatatgtatatacatttatttacatatttttaatttatatatatatatattttttttttttttttattttattttattttcccttttttatatcttttcaATATTCATCGCTTGGGTATGATGGACCATTCCCATATAAAACTTAACAAGtgatataaaattttaagcaccttatgttttattttaagaGCGGAAAggttaatattattttaaaaatagatatatatatatatatatatatatatatatatatatgtaatatttgtgtgtatacattttatatgtatgagaaaagaaaaaattgtaaaatattttcatttaacttaaaaaatttatatatatatatatataatacattttaatatattataaaaggATTGTGTATGTGTTTGGCTTGCTGTGTTGCTTTCACAAAATCATAATAGGATATATTGTAATGCTTTATAAAATCCTGATTTGATGTTTGTAATAATGATTTAAGATCGATTGGTGGTATGTTTTTATCTTTGTTATATACGAGttcattaaaatatttattgaAATCAGCgtaattatattttttaactagatcattataatatttaatataatcatcataataaatattcatatatgCTATATGTCTTGGTATTATTCTTAATCTAAAACTATAACTAAAATATTGTGGAAATAATAAGGTATCATGAAAATCCTTATTTAAATGTagaattaaatataaaagtttTGGTCTTATAGTTCTATagatattatatgtaaatattcttggataaattttaattagtttttttaaatctttttcttttattgtttcatgtatatataataattctttgtattttttttttaaattacCAAATGCAAAGAATTGtggtatattatataatatatgttgtAATTCTTTGTAATCATAACctaattcatttttataatgttttaatcttttaataattgtATTTTTGTTAATTAGTGATAATCTAGGTGATGtgtaaataatttttttaatcatTTCTAAGTTCATTCCATTTTCTAGTACAttagttttttttataatagtATTTCCATGCATATCAAAATTTACAATATCtttgatatttttattttctttttcgTTTATggtattaaaaaaatcttttaaatcttttatatttttaaaataatgtttgaaaaaaaattcaattCTTTCATAATTCTTTAGGAAGTAATTAAACTTTTCTTCAACACTTGTTGATGTATTAATTTCTTCATGATCTTTTAAAAGATTATTATGAGATTCTACTATATTTGGTTTgatatttttgttttgaTTCTGTTGtgttattttttcatctacttgcattttttctttttcttctacttgtatgttttgtttttcttctacttgcattttttctttttcttctacttgcattttttctttttcttctactcgcattttttctttttcttctacttgcattttttctttttcttcttcattcTTTTGGATGTGTTCGTTTTTCTTAcctttttcattattaacAAAAACATAGTCTACTTTAACAGGTTGTAGCATgatatttgtataattgTTTCCATGGTTTTgattttgttcattttgaattaatgaaaaatcAACTGcatgtttattttttagaAAGAAATGGACTGATTTTTCTAGATTTCCGAATATGAGATAAAACACAGCTGATTCGTCAAGACACGATggataaaataaaaagcGTATATCTATAGTAAGGAATTtaaatattgtatatatatcataattaaaatattctttagattttaatttttgtataacattaagaaagaaatttttatctttttgtAACATGGCtaataaattttctttataacCTACAGCATAATTTTCTAAACTCTTTAAAGGTTCCTTTGTTTTTCTAGATACCTTTAGTCTTCTCATAAAATTAcaatttgtattttttaatttatattctaAAGCCCATTTAaatgaatttaaaaatttctCAGGAATCTCATGaattatttcttcttcttttccATCAAACTTTTTCCCTAATATTGTAttatcaatttttttaagaCACTTCAAATTTGTTATgtatttatcattattattccTTTCGAATAAATGGAATATCCTTTTGTTGAATAACTTTCTTTTACAACGGTTTATCTTATAACATGCTATAAAGGAtacacattttttatttaaacaATTGTATgtattgtaataatatgaagtgaaaaaattaaatttgtttatatattcgTTTATGTGATTTTTTCGTATTTCTTCAATGTCCTTTATATGGGTACATAtctttttttgtattttccTCTTTTTACTATAACAAAGGTATATATTTCGTTTTGTACATAAATTCTTACAAAGggtattatatatatcaatatatatattgctatatattttttttttatttttatatatatttcttccATATATTTGTAAGTCACTTCCCTTATTCTTAATAGATGATCTATTATTCCATTTTGTTAAAAAGTTATTACATATAACATTTATACAtctaatataatatatgtgaGTACTTACATGGATAAGtattaaaatgataaagaaaaaattaatattcattatacgtaattttaattatgtGTCATATCTTTATGGTCTTTCCCTTGATCTTTCTTAtcataaataatttatatgttaaaaatgtttaattattatgagctcttcatcaaaaaaaataagaaataaaaaataaaaaataaaaagtaaaaaataaaaacactaaaaaattaaagtatacaaaaaaaaaaaaaaaaaaaaaaaaaaaaaaaaaaaaaaaaaaaaaaaaaNNNNNNNNNNNNNNNNNNNNNNNNNNNNNNNNNNNNNNNNNNNNNNNNNNNNNNNNNNNNNNNNNNNNNNNNNNNNNNNNNNNNNNNNNNNNNNNNNNNNNNNNNNNNNNNNNNNNNNNNNNNNNNNNNNNNNNNNNNNNNNNNNNNNNNNNNNNNNNNNNNNNNNNNNNNNNNNNNNNNNNNNNNNNNNNNNNNNNNNNNNNNNNNNNNNNNNNNNNNNNNNNNNNNNNNNNNNNNNNNNNNNNNNNNNNNNNNNNNNNNNNNNNNNNNNNNNNNNNNNNNNNNNNNNNNNNNNNNNNNNNNNNNNNNNNNNNNNNNNNNNNNNNNNNNNNNNNNNNNNNNNNNNNNNNNNNNNNNNNNNNNNNNNNNNNNNNNNNNNNNNNNNNNNNNNNNNNNNNNNaaaaaaaaaaaaaaaaaaaaaaaaaaaaaaaaaattaatattatgttatattatatatatatataataaatggAATGTATAAACAAATGTTATTTATTAGAACCGAAAGAGTTtcccaaaaaaaaaaaaaaaaaaaaaaaaaaaatatacatatatattatatatacttaccataaaatgtatatggTTCCGTTGgcatataaaatattttttaaagtgTGCTCtcctttttataaataatttaatgaacatataaactaataatttattgaatgtgaataatgtagaatattttataaaatatatataatatataatatatatatatattatacatatatattatatttatgtatgtGTAGAGAGTACGggatattttatttataataatataattccatgtgacaaaaaagaaacattAATTAAAggtacatatatatatatatatatatatatatatatatatatatatttatttatttatttattatataaatcttCCCTTTTGAGGTACAAAGATTATAGGATGATCCGTTATGTTAATAAActaaaaagaattaatagaaaaggaatatataaattacaTGTAGAGAATGACAAAATTATTGACATGCCCTTGTTCTTAGTTgaacacatatatattagaaaaaaaaaagaattgATAAAGCTATTACACGAAGCTATACATTTTGACAGagaacatttttttaataattataagaaagtgttattaaataaaaaggaatggaaaaataaaaatgatttcaaggattatgtaaataatataaaagaagaatttAATCTCATGAATataagtaataaaaatgataattgTCATAGTAATactaatattatatattctgAGGAACATTGTAGTAGAAATACTTTTGAAAATTGTAAGTTATCATCAATTattaaagataaaataaataattcttcaaataattatatgaacccttataaatataataatgaagaatatGATGAGTTGATAATACaattatcaaaattataTCCTGATGAAGAAGTCTTTAATAATACAACTCTTCTTTTGGATTGTTTTCAGTCTATCgaagaagaaaattatgttaattattatctagaagaaaaattaaaatacaataatataaataaaatatatgatgacaaaaatttatataatgaagatatatataattattatgatttaATAGGTTATATACCtaatgatttatttttctcatgtattaaaaatagaataatatctataaaaaaatatttttcatatagcgaacttttttctcttatttttttatttcataaaaGGAATGACATGAGAtcaattattttattgatagaagaatatataaaaaaaatgtgtaATGAAAAGGATAGAATTGTTAATAATAagcatattatatatatcttaaatatttttattaaaatgaaaaataataaaagtaatattAGTACTGGTAATATTTGTAGTAGTAgtaagtatatattttcttatttattaagAAATGTCTATATTAACCTTACATATAacaatttaaaattattaacattatGCTTTACCTGTTTATCCAGaataaattcatataatgttttattttatgaacACGTCTCTAgctttataaataatatttctacCCTTTCAACCTTATCATGTTCTATGATATTACACAGTATAggttattataaattttatatgaaaaaaataaaaggaCGCTTATTTGAGCAGATACGAAATtacaaacaaataaaaaaaaaaaaaaaaaaaattattcatGATAAAAATCAAACAATTATAGACCAAAAAAAGGGGAATTttgaaaaagaatataatattacaaactatataacatataataataataataataataataataataattataataattataataataataaatctCTTGACGAAAgtcaaaaaaataatcatttatatgataaaaacGAATCGACACACACACACCATATTAGAAATCAAAATTGTTATAAGAATATAGGTgaaagatatataataagcTTTGATTTCTCAAGAGaacatatgaatataataaaaaacctagaaaataaaattattgaaaaattaatatgttCCAATATTCAAGATATAGATTCTAAAAGTATTAGTAGTATTTtccattattattatttatcaCAAAAGGTTTTCTTAAATTTAAAGGATCaagaattatttaataaattactgaatattttaattcatAATAACGTGAATTTTATCACACCACGACATTTTCTTATGTGCTCATATACATTAATTcttcataaatattttacaaatataaatatagcatcttattttctttttcagTGTGCTAAATTAATGAAGTTATTAAAAAAGCAAATTTATATAGACaacttattttttattttaatagGCTTTTCACAAAACGAGTTAATCTTTTATAACAACAAAAAGAACCATATGAATGGTACAGgagtaatatatattgataataataataataagatttgtaattataaaatagaaaaaaataaatatattgatatattacaaaaatcGCAATATGAATTAAATCTTTTAATAAACCAAAATAATGTTACACCTGCTAGTTCAAGAGCAgctattttatatatatttaatgaaaTAACAAACTTAGATTATGAATTAAATACAAAACAAATTGTTTTATTTCtacaattattatcatcctTTAATATAAAGTTTAGCAAAGATATTAAgcaaaaattattttctcttataattaataaGACACACcttttaataaaacatgtacattttattttaccaggagcaataaaaatatatggaaTTACAAgtaattatatgaaaacTATCTGTTTGAATTTTCTTGAAAAAATGgataatgaaataaatagaatttataatttgttaGAAAATGGGGAGTTCGATATgatttataattttaccAAAACaagtaatataaatgacAATGTAGaatattgttttatattagatattaatatattatccgagatattatatatatttgatcAAATAgatgtaaataaaaaaaattttatagaCAACCTGACCAAcatgttatattttaataattattatcttcttACATATAAGAAAAACAATTTTAATTCATTTGTTTATCTGTTGCATTATATTTCCTCATCATATagtaatgaaaaaaaaataaataaactaaaactttttctttatacaaatatatcTGAATATTTGAATATGGCATTTAAGGAATATCTAGATCATATAAAAGTAGATAGAGATTACATAAGtcatataaacaaaaatgaGGACAATAATTCCcatgaagaaaataaaaacaaaattatagAAAACATGAATCTATCAAATAATGAGAatagaaataattattttaatcaAGTtacacataatatattaaatgataaaatatatatgaaagaTTTGATCTTATTATTGGATTCAATCAGAATTAATAAAGCATACGATCACACATTACTCATTAATAATTTGATTAATATTGTAAGTTTTGaataaggaaaaataaaaaaaaagaaatatatatatatatttatttatttatttatatttatatttatataacataaaatataatccCACATTCtctctttttatatacacaGATGAACACTGAAAAAATAACCTTACTCTCGGATGAAGATGTAGagttaataaattatatttttatagaCATGGGATTAATGAATAATCCAATAATGAGTGAAGcaaagtaaaaataaaaaaattaaagtTCAAATTATGAACTATAACTTAAATGgatattatgaaaatattggaaaatgtaaatgttatatatatatatatatatatatgtatgtatttatttatttatatatatgtaaattttttttttttatatatattcttagGAAAAGAGGCTTAAGCATGGCATTAAACGGTTAATATTATAGACGTATGTAAAATGGATAAAATTGtcttatttaaaattttttttgtttttaaatgtttatatttttacctgacttgttcatataattttgtaGAACAAgctatttttttttttttttttttttttttttttttgtaatatatttagtTATTAATTAATCCTTAAGGTAATTATAGTTTttaaacattttattaCTCAGATTAAAAgatttttaatataacataagAGTTACATTAGACcaattgaaaaaaaaagaaaaaaaaagtatatatatatattatatatatatatatcaaaatgttttacattaatttaaatattattctatatgtgataaaattttaattttttttttttttttaaatatataaaacgGACATACCATTAATATGACTgaatttcaaaaaaaaaaaaataaataaataaaataatcacatattttcaaaagtattaattatatttacatttcttttaaatatatttgtgcAATATTCTTCCGAATTTTGCTCTGTCATGTTAAACAAATcatatttttgaaaattaattataacattccataatatatttcctttGACATACTTTTTTAACTGTTTTATGAAAACACTAaagataattttttttaatttataacTTTCAAGGAATgcttttttaattttaaaaattctGTATAAGAAAAGGAATGATTCCGAATAGCAACTCAATTCTAAGAGTACCAAACTCAGTAGAAAATTGGCTAGTACATGTTGATCATTTAAATTGATAGTTAATTTAATACAATTAAGAAAATCATAAATCCATTTACTTTTGTACAAATTTGGATTTAGAAAGATAACattcttaaaaatatatttttctttatggtttaatttttgataatagttaatataatttttatcgatttttttttttttttttttctttggATTTATAGAAGTATCTGTATTTGATGAAGAGTATTTTTCATCTActctttctttttttgtgGTACTGCTGTAGGTGCCTTTAGAGTagttataatattcattatGTGTTGTATTATCATTATGTGTTCTATGTGTGTCATTTTTTTCGTTTTGACATTTTTTGATATCGTTCAACATGTTATTATTGGACTTATCATATTCAATTACAAAATTGTTCTGTTCATAgacatatacat
The window above is part of the Plasmodium reichenowi strain SY57 chromosome 7, whole genome shotgun sequence genome. Proteins encoded here:
- a CDS encoding proteasome subunit alpha type-5, putative, with product MFSTRSEYDRGVNTFSPEGRLFQVEYALGAIKLGSTAVGICVNDGVILASERRISSTLIEKDSVEKLLSIDDHIGCAMSGLMADARTLIDYARVECNHYKFIYNENINIKSCVELISELALDFSNLSDSKRKKIMSRPFGVALLIGGVDKNGPCLWYTEPSGTNTRFSAASIGSAQEGAELLLQENYKKDMTFEEAEILALTVLRQVMEDKLSTSNVEICAIKKSDQTFYKYNTDDISRIIDVLPSPVYPTIDLAA
- a CDS encoding hypothetical protein (conserved Plasmodium protein, unknown function); translation: MNINFFFIILILIHVSTHIYYIRCINVICNNFLTKWNNRSSIKNKGSDLQIYGRNIYKNKKKIYSNIYIDIYNTLCKNLCTKRNIYLCYSKKRKIQKKICTHIKDIEEIRKNHINEYINKFNFFTSYYYNTYNCLNKKCVSFIACYKINRCKRKLFNKRIFHLFERNNNDKYITNLKCLKKIDNTILGKKFDGKEEEIIHEIPEKFLNSFKWALEYKLKNTNCNFMRRLKVSRKTKEPLKSLENYAVGYKENLLAMLQKDKNFFLNVIQKLKSKEYFNYDIYTIFKFLTIDIRFLFYPSCLDESAVFYLIFGNLEKSVHFFLKNKHAVDFSLIQNEQNQNHGNNYTNIMLQPVKVDYVFVNNEKGKKNEHIQKNEEEKEKMQVEEKEKMRVEEKEKMQVEEKEKMQVEEKQNIQVEEKEKMQVDEKITQQNQNKNIKPNIVESHNNLLKDHEEINTSTSVEEKFNYFLKNYERIEFFFKHYFKNIKDLKDFFNTINEKENKNIKDIVNFDMHGNTIIKKTNVLENGMNLEMIKKIIYTSPRLSLINKNTIIKRLKHYKNELGYDYKELQHILYNIPQFFAFGNLKKKYKELLYIHETIKEKDLKKLIKIYPRIFTYNIYRTIRPKLLYLILHLNKDFHDTLLFPQYFSYSFRLRIIPRHIAYMNIYYDDYIKYYNDLVKKYNYADFNKYFNELVYNKDKNIPPIDLKSLLQTSNQDFIKHYNISYYDFVKATQQAKHIHNPFIIY
- a CDS encoding DNA (cytosine-5)-methyltransferase, putative, whose protein sequence is MHKIKVLELYGGIGGLHYSLLQAFINFVHANRLKEKKCDTYKDGIHNHMRNYKSIEIHKYHDCTLTCLNDLFCFISVDLNPVANQTYFHNFKDSTILLTETRDVHKFFKWKCDSMDKQSNGSTHNEHEKTQKKKNKKKNYNDDDDYEKNNIFNINKNYIIQTDINNIMPEFLNNHHFNILLISNPCQPYTRQNQKFKEINLDLLFCKRNEYKENVNNNISNDNNSFYSNHHGDQNNQFNVDNINISELNNYIYNDKDERTKSFIHICTLLTKVDFKNLPEYIFIENVKNFELSSSFIYFLYCIKNNYSFQTYLLSPLQFGIPNERLRFYCICKKKNYDFKHANNLSGINYIKDKKLNLYTNSLIPKNYLHKNNIHEQKNNQGDNYNNISCENVIFYTPNLITYLDVNNNFNITTNNIWNHINIYNKYLDNYQVQNQVLQKKASYCFDIININKKTTTCCHVANYYNHHHQKKKENVNNISPHEPTEHMNAKGNYAMCFTSNYGRYIKGSGSILYYNRKENSNCDEQKTKNKQTNVLTKENNEYVHTSNYTCNSISHSDNDTYETQRKKNCMKKYEQNVRYFTPTEISRLMGFKMKTNNKNINQNEKGKNTYGNVFWNIDHINHTCAYFSNVHYCDVQNKNACLLTYQNVINLNNHTYQNYHQKNCLCHEFVFPNFLTDRQKYKLIGNSVNVIVISYIFHVHNIFEHIHI